The following coding sequences are from one Vigna unguiculata cultivar IT97K-499-35 unplaced genomic scaffold, ASM411807v1 contig_100, whole genome shotgun sequence window:
- the LOC114171112 gene encoding uncharacterized protein LOC114171112 → MEDWETAQETIKADISQLKDQVGQILEALKSLKASGEASSAKGEKSTHDAHIAFPTYGLPSSYTPPVGDYSEAEHASFSFPINTPRNEGTTFAERRVTVIPKPLNTTVDDDSLGKITPHPTMQVESVDVEGTKTKLEILEERLRAIEGGGNYGFGDIAGLSLVRDVKIPHKFKVPEFEKYQGTTCPRSHLTMYCRKMAAYAYDDKLLIHFFQDSLAGVALN, encoded by the coding sequence ATAAAAGCAGATATCAGTCAACTAAAGGACCAAGTAGGTCAAATCTTGGAAGCCTTGAAGTCCTTAAAGGCCTCAGGAGAAGCTTCATCAGCAAAGGGTGAGAAAAGCACTCACGACGCTCATATTGCTTTTCCAACGTACGGATTGCCATCAAGTTACACCCCACCTGTTGGAGATTATTCAGAGGCTGAACATGCTTCCTTCTCATTCCCAATCAATACTCCAAGGAATGAAGGGACTACCTTTGCAGAACGACGAGTGACTGTAATACCTAAGCCTTTAAACACAACTGTCGATGATGACTCTTTGGGCAAGATTACACCACACCCTACTATGCAAGTTGAATCCGTTGATGTTGAGGGAACCAAAACTAAGTTGGAAATTTTAGAAGAACGACTACGAGCTATTGAGGGAGGTGGAAACTATGGGTTTGGCGATATTGCCGGTTTAAGCCTAGTTCGTGATGTCAAAATACCTCACAAGTTTAAAGTTCCGGAGTTTGAAAAGTACCAGGGTACCACATGCCCTAGAAGCCATCTAACCATGTATTGTCGAAAGATGGCTGCCTATGCTTATGATGACAAATTGCTAATCCATTTCTTCCAAGATAGTTTGGCTGGGGTAGCATTGAATTAG